Proteins from one Paenibacillus amylolyticus genomic window:
- a CDS encoding glutamate-1-semialdehyde 2,1-aminomutase: protein MKPSRSRSELLYAEALEHIVGGVNSPSRSFKAVGGGAPVFMKKAQGAHFWDVDDNRYIDYLAAYGPIVTGHAHPHITQAITEAAANGVLYGTPTELEIKLAKMLKEAIPSMDKVRFVNSGTEAVMTTIRVARAYTKRNKIVKFAGCYHGHSDLVLVAAGSGPSTLGIPDSAGIPTSIAHEVITVPYNDLDSLKAALERWGDDVAAVMIEPIVGNFGMVMPEPGFLEGLCAMTRANGSLVIYDEVITAFRFHYGSTQTYAGLDNHAEIEPDLTALGKIIGGGLPIGAYGGRKHVMEQVAPLGPAYQAGTMAGNPASISAGIACLEVLQGAGVYEKMERLAIDLTAGLQASADRHGIALTINRIRGAFSTHFCDHPVTNYDHAQDTDGERFASFFRHMLDRGINLAPSKYEAWFLTTAHTDEDIQATLEAAEASFKAMAQE, encoded by the coding sequence ATGAAACCATCACGTTCCCGTTCCGAACTTTTATATGCAGAAGCACTTGAACATATTGTAGGAGGTGTTAACAGCCCTTCACGCTCATTCAAAGCCGTTGGTGGCGGTGCACCTGTATTTATGAAAAAAGCCCAGGGCGCCCACTTCTGGGATGTCGATGACAACCGTTATATTGATTATCTGGCCGCTTACGGTCCGATTGTTACAGGACATGCCCATCCTCATATTACGCAGGCCATTACGGAAGCAGCAGCCAATGGCGTACTGTACGGTACCCCAACAGAGCTTGAGATCAAACTTGCCAAAATGTTGAAGGAAGCTATTCCTTCCATGGATAAAGTGCGTTTTGTGAACTCCGGTACAGAGGCGGTCATGACCACGATTCGGGTCGCTCGTGCCTACACCAAACGCAACAAGATCGTAAAATTCGCCGGATGTTACCACGGTCACTCGGATCTGGTGCTTGTGGCTGCCGGTTCTGGTCCGTCCACGCTCGGTATCCCGGATAGTGCAGGCATTCCAACCAGTATTGCGCATGAGGTCATCACGGTGCCTTACAATGATCTGGATAGCCTGAAAGCTGCACTGGAGCGCTGGGGTGATGATGTTGCCGCGGTCATGATTGAGCCGATTGTGGGTAACTTCGGTATGGTTATGCCGGAGCCCGGCTTCCTGGAGGGTCTCTGTGCCATGACACGTGCCAACGGCTCACTGGTTATCTATGACGAGGTTATTACAGCTTTCCGTTTCCATTACGGTTCTACACAGACGTACGCCGGACTCGATAATCATGCAGAAATTGAACCGGATCTGACGGCTCTTGGTAAAATTATTGGGGGCGGCCTGCCCATTGGTGCGTATGGCGGACGCAAACATGTCATGGAGCAGGTTGCTCCGCTCGGACCTGCTTATCAGGCAGGAACGATGGCTGGTAACCCTGCATCCATCTCGGCGGGTATCGCATGTCTGGAAGTCCTTCAAGGCGCGGGTGTATACGAGAAGATGGAACGCCTTGCTATCGACCTGACAGCAGGTCTGCAGGCTTCTGCTGACCGTCACGGGATTGCACTGACGATCAACCGGATTCGCGGGGCATTCTCCACCCATTTCTGTGACCACCCGGTTACGAACTATGATCATGCTCAAGACACGGATGGAGAACGGTTCGCTTCCTTCTTCCGTCACATGCTGGACCGCGGCATTAACCTGGCTCCGTCCAAGTACGAAGCTTGGTTCCTGACCACGGCTCATACAGACGAGGATATTCAAGCCACATTGGAAGCAGCAGAAGCATCCTTCAAAGCAATGGCTCAGGAATAA